One genomic window of Coffea eugenioides isolate CCC68of chromosome 1, Ceug_1.0, whole genome shotgun sequence includes the following:
- the LOC113782183 gene encoding serine carboxypeptidase-like 40: MNELGPFRVTKGGKMLWKNPYAWNNVANIIFLESPAGVGFSYSNTSSDYITGDTKSAADAYTFLVNWLERFPEYKTRDFLMTGESYAGHYVPQLAQLILHNNKITNHTVINLKGVAIGNGYYDIEAQANGSYDYYWTHALISDEIHHGIVSNCNFSSADPPTEACQAYQSQANSAIGNIDNDNIYAPLCSSNTPPWINAYDPCSFNYSYTYLNTPAVQKSLHANTTGIPGPWETCSNWDDEPDTVLPLIKELTSSGISVWLYSGDTDSVCSVTTTRYALNKLGLSIKTPWYAWYTQDEVGGYAVEYENLTFVTVRGAGHLVPSYQPARALTLFASFLDRKLPPSNHS, encoded by the exons ATGAACGAACTCGGACCGTTTCGAGTTACTAAAGGCGGAAAAATGCTGTGGAAAAACCCATATGCCTGGAACAATG TGGCAAATATAATTTTCCTGGAATCTCCTGCTGGTGTTGGATTTTCTTACTCAAACACATCGTCAGATTACATCACCGGAGACACAAAATCTGCTGCAGACGCTTACACATTTCTAGTCAATTGGTTAGAAAGATTCCCAGAATACAAAACCAGAGACTTCTTGATGACCGGAGAAAGTTATGCCGGCCATTACGTGCCTCAACTTGCTCAATTGATCCTCCATAACAACAAGATAACTAACCACACTGTTATTAATTTGAAAGGAGTTGCT ATTGGTAATGGATACTACGATATTGAAGCACAAGCCAATGGATCTTATGATTATTACTGGACACATGCCCTAATATCTGATGAAATCCATCATGGTATAGTTTCCAATTGCAATTTTTCCTCAGCGGATCCACCTACAGAGGCTTGTCAAGCATACCAAAGCCAAGCAAATTCAGCTATAGGCAATATCGATAATGACAATATTTATGCTCCCTTGTGTTCTTCAAATACTCCTCCATGG ATAAATGCGTATGATCCATGCTCATTTAATTATTCTTACACTTACCTGAATACTCCTGCCGTGCAAAAGTCACTTCATGCTAATACAACTGGAATCCCTGGACCTTGGGAGACCT GTTCTAATTGGGATGATGAGCCAGACACAGTGTTACCTTTAATCAAGGAGCTCACTTCAAGTGGCATTAGCGTTTGGCTGTACAG CGGAGACACAGATAGTGTATGTTCTGTGACAACAACTAGGTACGCCTTGAACAAACTTGGGTTATCCATTAAAACTCCTTGGTATGCTTGGTATACTCAAGACGAG GTTGGTGGTTATGCAGTGGAATATGAAAACTTAACCTTTGTTACAGTAAGGGGTGCTGGACATCTTGTTCCGAGTTATCAGCCTGCCCGGGCACTAACTTTGTTCGCATCCTTCTTGGATAGAAAGCTTCCACCTTCCAACCACAGCTAA